A genome region from Musa acuminata AAA Group cultivar baxijiao chromosome BXJ3-5, Cavendish_Baxijiao_AAA, whole genome shotgun sequence includes the following:
- the LOC135638694 gene encoding protein trichome birefringence-like 28, producing MRSPGRRTVVLSSRTPAMKRPLLSSARKHGRNPVSVFLFFVLILVMLMYSEDFNSIAEFSLRNSRAKSQELAHQELAIAKPRHEGLILDSTKVAEEEAEEEERKEERPVLQREASDAIAREQPPTDEEGRQEPEREGARASVTVNVTQVARLPSARNQGHEQQSVISDQHKSEAKPQRVVLNVPETCDLFEGRWVYDDVSYPLYKEHECQFLTEQVTCMRNGRRDDNYQKWRWQPRDCSLPRFDARVLLERLRGKRLMFVGDSLNRNQWESMVCLVQSAIPWGKKTLTKNGSLNVFRVEDYNATVEFYWAPFLVESNADDPRIHSVPNRVITNSIAKHGKHWKGVDYLIFNTYIWWMNTPKMTVLRGSTKYSRIERAAAYRRVLRIWARWVHRNVNPKKTMVFFMSLSPNHMRSEDWDNPEGIKCALETMPVMDMSRQLEVGTDWRLFAVEESVIQSMRLPVSFIKITALSEFRKDAHTSVHTLRQGKLLTAEQQAHPATFADCIHWCLPGLPDTWNEFLYARIASRPWPNQHTHTNLSVSHLVH from the exons ATGCGATCGCCTGGCCGGAGAACGGTCGTTCTCTCATCGAGGACTCCGGCTATGAAGCGCCCGCTGCTGAGCAGCGCCCGGAAGCATGGCAGGAACCCCGTGTCCGTTTTCCTCTTCTTTGTCTTGATTCTCGTCATGTTGATGTACAGCGAGGACTTCAACTCGATCGCCGAGTTCTCCCTCAGGAATTCTAGAGCCAAGTCCCAGGAATTGGCCCATCAAGAGCTCGCTATAGCTAAACCAAGACACGAGGGACTTATCCTCGATAGCACAAAGGTAGCAGAGGAGGAGGCCGAGGAGGAGGAAAGGAAGGAGGAGCGACCGGTGTTGCAGAGGGAAGCAAGCGACGCGATTGCCAGAGAACAACCGCCAACTGACGAAGAGGGCCGCCAAGAACCCGAAAGGGAGGGTGCAAGGGCATCGGTGACCGTCAACGTGACGCAGGTGGCCCGGTTGCCGTCCGCCAGGAATCAGGGGCACGAGCAGCAGTCTGTCATATCCGACCAGCACAAGTCGGAGGCGAAGCCGCAGCGCGTAGTCCTCAACGTGCCGGAGACTTGCGACCTCTTCGAAGGCCGATGGGTCTACGACGACGTCTCCTACCCGCTTTACAAAGAACACGAGTGCCAGTTCCTGACGGAGCAGGTGACGTGCATGAGGAACGGCCGCCGCGACGACAACTACCAGAAGTGGCGGTGGCAGCCCCGGGACTGTAGCTTGCCGAG ATTCGACGCGAGAGTGCTGCTGGAGAGGCTGAGAGGGAAGCGTCTCATGTTCGTGGGGGACTCTCTTAACAGGAACCAGTGGGAATCGATGGTGTGCTTGGTCCAATCCGCCATCCCATGGGGCAAGAAGACTCTCACCAAGAACGGCTCGCTCAACGTTTTCAGAGTCGAG GATTACAATGCTACGGTGGAGTTCTACTGGGCGCCGTTCCTGGTGGAATCGAACGCCGACGACCCCAGAATTCACAGCGTCCCGAACCGCGTCATCACCAATTCGATCGCCAAGCACGGGAAGCATTGGAAGGGCGTGGATTACTTGATCTTCAACACCTACATCTGGTGGATGAACACACCCAAGATGACAGTCCT GCGAGGATCGACCAAGTACAGTAGGATCGAACGGGCTGCAGCTTACAGAAGAGTCCTGAGAATATGGGCGAGGTGGGTGCACAGGAATGTGAATCCCAAGAAGACGATGGTGTTCTTCATGAGCCTGTCCCCCAACCACATGAG GAGCGAGGACTGGGACAACCCGGAGGGGATCAAGTGCGCGCTGGAGACGATGCCGGTGATGGACATGTCGCGCCAACTGGAGGTCGGCACGGACTGGCGGCTGTTCGCGGTGGAGGAGAGCGTGATCCAGTCGATGCGGCTGCCGGTGTCGTTCATCAAGATCACGGCGCTGTCGGAGTTCCGCAAGGACGCGCACACGTCGGTGCACACGCTCCGGCAGGGGAAGCTGCTGACTGCGGAGCAGCAGGCCCACCCCGCCACCTTCGCCGACTGCATCCACTGGTGCCTCCCGGGCCTCCCCGACACCTGGAACGAGTTCCTCTACGCCCGAATCGCTTCCCGGCCATGGCCCaaccaacacacacacacaaatcttTCGGTCTCTCACCTAGTACATTGA